A single Anopheles arabiensis isolate DONGOLA chromosome 2, AaraD3, whole genome shotgun sequence DNA region contains:
- the LOC120893970 gene encoding uncharacterized protein LOC120893970, whose amino-acid sequence MKSSLNVPEYVRDALAGVAQRLGFTSNQHSVDYDFRVLENNRSVVSVLYRVTFREEPREATVLCKVPPPDADDTLLALFEREVFVYGKLLPALEQFQRTRQEGTAATPTTAGDREESSVPFAPSCYHAHCDAKKGEGIIILEDVQRRGFSNRHKFEPMDYDHARLAMVQLGRFHATSLALKKHQPELFEQYRYMGDVTGERVLAMEGFEQTMEQAFENAAATLPAGDAARREKLARLRGCFAEELQNISDTALSEPFCVVCHGDYAGDNMMFSYNGGFPSRMVMLDWQLAKYGSPALDFVHTVFLSTDESFRRNHYDNMLQTYHNALLSHLERLGDDSATEWFPLTVLMRLIKLQARQALVLGLLHIPLTVASEEAAIVEGEPGEEDEDSGSVRISDTTDAKYQSRMAGLLKDVFRLGFL is encoded by the exons ATGAAAAGCTCCTTAAACGTTCCCGAGTACGTGCGAGATGCGCTGGCCGGTGTGGCCCAACGGTTAGGCTTCACCAGCAATCAGCACTCGGTGGATTACGATTTCCGCGTGTTGGAAAACAATCGCTCGGTAGTGTCGGTGCTGTACCGGGTGACATTTCGCGAAGAGCCACGGGAAGCGACCGTGCTGTGTAAAGTGCCACCGCCCGATGCCGACGACACGCTGCTGGCGCTGTTCGAGCGTGAGGTGTTTGTGTATGGTAAGCTTTTGCCTGCGCTGGAGCAATTCCAGCGCACCCGACAGGAAGGAACGGCCGCCACACCGACTACGGCCGGCGACCGGGAGGAGTCGTCGGTGCCCTTTGCCCCGTCCTGCTACCATGCGCACTGTGATGCGAAAAAGGGCGAAGGCATCATTATACTGGAGGATGTGCAGCGGCGTGGATTTTCCAACCGTCACAAATTTGAACCGATGGATTACGACCATGCCCGGTTGGCGATGGTACAGCTGGGGCGCTTCCATGCCACCTCGCTCGCACTCAAGAAGCACCAGCCGGAGCTGTTCGAGCAGTACCGGTACATGGGCGACGTCACCGGTGAGCGTGTCCTAGCGATGGAAGGGTTCGAGCAAACCATGGAGCAAGCGTTTGAAAATGCGGCCGCCACACTGCCGGCGGGCGATGCGGCTAGGCGCGAAAAGTTGGCACGCCTTCGGGGATGCTTTGCCGAGGAGCTGCAAAACATCAGCGATACGGCCCTGTCGGAACCGTTCTGTGTCGTTTGCCATGGGGATTACGCGGGCGATAATATGATGTTTTCCTACAAT GGCGGATTCCCCAGCCGGATGGTAATGCTCGACTGGCAGCTGGCCAAGTACGGATCGCCGGCGCTGGATTTTGTGCATACCGTGTTTCTGTCGACGGACGAATCGTTCCGTCGCAACCACTACGACAACATGCTGCAAACGTACCACAACGCCCTGCTCAGCCATCTGGAGCGGCTCGGGGACGATAGCGCAACGGAGTGGTTCCCGCTCACCGTGCTAATGCGCCTGATCAAGCTGCAGGCGCGTCAAGCGCTCGTGCTGGGACTGTTGCACATTCCGCTGACGGTGGCAAGCGAGGAGGCCGCCATCGTGGAGGGGGAACCGGGGGAAGAGGATGAAGATTCGGGATCGGTGCGGATAAGCGATACAACCGACGCGAAGTACCAGTCACGTATGGCCGGTCTGCTGAAGGACGTGTTCCGATTAGGCTTTCTATAG
- the LOC120893967 gene encoding sodium-coupled monocarboxylate transporter 1: protein MATDLEDIVEHMRRFAWPDYLVFVSMLMLCILIGVYFGFVQRKPNTESEYLMGGRTMMVFPIALSLIASFISGITLLGLPTEVYSFGIQYVYVALGVTLMGFVMGFIYLPVFHKLNITSTYEYLETRFDRRLRMFGSIMFTIMNIGYLPIVIYVPALAFNQVTGVNIHVITPIVCIVCVFYTCVGGLKAVVWTDVVQTFSMFGALVLVAVKGTIDLGGSDVVFRSAWNTGRLERPNFDINPTTRHTFWSQLIGGFVYWLQTNAVSQNMIQRYLSLPSVAAGRRALWIFVFGVCLLMSLCSYCGLLIYATYQNCDPLTTKLARAKDQLLPLFVMDILRDLPGLPGLFVAGVFSAALSSLSTCLNSMSAVILEDFVKPFVHKPLSQRTINWIMRSVVVGVGALCAALVFVVEKMGTVLQLTMSLEAITNGPLLGTFTIGILIPWVESRSALTGGIFGVIFMSWLSLKAQYWVATGTIVFPHKPMSVDGCTYEFDRSLANATSTSVYTTDDIFPLFRVSYMWYTFLGAAVTILVSLLCSVLIFGRQDPKTVSPDLMAGFVRRYIHGPDVPSVQGNARVVVLMPNAYGKNGKTSHESAL from the exons ATGGCAACGGAtctggaggacattgtggaGCACATGAGGCGGTTCGCCTGGCCGGACTACCTGGTGTTCGTGTCGATGCTGATGCTCTGCATCCTGATAGGCGTTTACTTTGGTTTTGTGCAACGGAAACCCAACACCGAGTCCGAGTATCTGATGGGTGGCCGGACAATGATGGTCTTCCCGATCGCCCTTTCCCTCATCGCTAG CTTCATTTCCGGCATTACCCTGCTCGGGCTACCGACGGAGGTGTATTCGTTCGGCATTCAGTACGTGTATGTGGCGCTCGGCGTAACGCTGATGGGCTTCGTGATGGGCTTCATCTACCTGCCGGTGTTTCACAAGCTCAACATCACATCCACGTACGAG TATCTGGAGACACGTTTTGACCGCCGGTTACGCATGTTCGGTTCGATAATGTTTACGATTATGAAT ATCGGCTACCTTCCCATCGTCATTTACGTACCGGCGTTGGCGTTTAATCAAG TAACCGGAGTCAACATACACGTGATAACGCCGATCGTTTGTATTGTCTGCGTGTTCTACACCTGTGTG GGTGGCCTGAAAGCGGTAGTGTGGACCGATGTGGTGCAAACGTTTTCCATGTTCGGTGCGCTGGTACTGGTCGCCGTCAAGGGTACGATCGATCTGGGCGgatcggatgtcgtgttccgCAGTGCGTGGAATACGGGACGGCTGGAACGGCCCAA TTTTGACATCAATCCAACCACCCGGCACACCTTCTGGTCGCAGCTGATCGGTGGGTTCGTGTACTGGCTGCAAACGAACGCCGTCAGCCAGAATATGATACAGCGGTATCTGTCGCTTCCGTCGGTCGCTGCCGGCCGGCGAGCATTGtggatttttgtgtttggcgTGTGTCTGCTCATGTCGCTGTGCAGCTACTGTGGTCTGTTGATTTATGCCACCTACCAAAACTGTGATCCTCTTACGACGAAG CTCGCCCGGGCCAAGGATCAACTGTTGCCGCTGTTTGTGATGGACATTCTGCGAGATCTGCCCGGGCTGCCGGGTCTGTTCGTGGCCGGTGTGTTCAGTGCGGCGCTCAGCTCGCTCTCCACCTGTCTCAACTCGATGTCGGCCGTCATCCTGGAGGACTTTGTCAAACCGTTCGTCCACAAACCACTGTCGCAGCGAACGATCAACTGGATCATGCGGTCGGTCGTCGTTGGCGTCGGTGCGCTCTGTGCGGCGCTCGTGTTTGTCGTGGAAAAGATGGGCACGGTACTGCAGCTGACGATGAGCCTGGAAGCGATCACGAACGGCCCTCTGCTGGGAACGTTTACCATCGGCATACTGATCCCGTGGGTCGAATCTAGG AGTGCACTTACCGGTGGCATTTTCGGGGTGATATTCATGTCGTGGCTGAGCCTGAAGGCCCAGTACTGGGTGGCAACCGGCACGATAGTGTTCCCGCACAAACCAATGTCCGTTGATGGCTGCACGTACGAGTTTGACCGTTCATTGGCAAACGCAACCAGTACGAGCGTGTACACGACGGA TGATATTTTCCCACTGTTCCGCGTGTCCTACATGTGGTATACATTCCTCGGAGCGGCCGTTACCATCCTGGTTTCGTTGCTCTGTTCCGTGCTGATCTTTGGACGCCAGGATCCAAAGACAGTATCGCCCGACCTGATGGCCGGTTTTGTGCGCCGTTACATCCACGGACCGGATGTCCCGTCGGTGCAGGGAAATGCGCGCGTCGTCGTCCTCATGCCGAACGCGTACggtaaaaatggcaaaacgtCACATGAATCTGCATTGTAA
- the LOC120893966 gene encoding uncharacterized protein LOC120893966 — MAGEHNTESGTEQPVVSERATAATPMEASVEKSSDAVDTAVEIVEEKKVDQQQETVQQELIADVVEEEKPEQQQEIVQDHVREENIAEVVVEEKPEQQQETVQDALREASVEKMLVDGGMMEETSVAVQEIVEEPHHEDSPDVSVKEEAVADVSAVTEQTEAVENNVTTEQANSELEKSAELNGETDVAEHPVASEESSTAPPAVADAATSSGELPQYLYNAMEQVAIEQGFTVGKFKIEFDVGSNKGDGFVGQMFKAFLQEGERREVFLCKIPPLNEARRQQFQSMTIFSRETLAYKSLLPLIFTYQEEKGISREDGFFNVPKCYYAECDETTEQSVIIMEDLRLKDYRMWNKLVPVNYEHARLTMQQLGRLHAVSLAMKRDRPADFEQFKVPDPLEVMMPEGSPFEAMMIKMLTDAKETLEPHETKERTKMQKLIDNMRQEMKTCTDGALAEPYAVLGHGDCWVNNFMFHYKNGAPEHVILLDWQITRYVSPVTDLSYFIFCCTDGEFRRRHYDEMMSIYYNSLEALLEKLGHNPQEVFPRTALMRQLRRFGRFGILMAIFLVPMLCTRNEDLPDMDEAAEKYRETNEMDLNAMTLNANQRAYRERMSSAIRDMVQYGYL; from the exons ATGGCAGGGGAACACAATACGGAATCCGGTACGGAACAGCCCGTAGTCTCCGAGCGAGCAACAGCAGCTACACCGATGGAGGCATCAGTTGAAAAGTCGTCCGATGCTGTTGATACTGCCGTGGAAATAGTTGAGGAAAAGAAGGTTGATCAGCAGCAGGAAACAGTGCAGCAGGAGTTAATTGCTGACGTAGTTGAAGAGGAGAAGCCtgaacagcagcaggaaatagtgcaagatcaTGTACGGGAAGAAAATATTGCTGAGGTAGTTGTGGAGGAGAAGCCtgaacagcagcaggaaacaGTGCAGGATGCATTACGGGAAGCATCGGTCGAAAAAATGCTGGTGGATGGTGGAATGATGGAGGAAACCAGTGTAGCAGTGCAAGAAATAGTAGAAGAACCGCACCACGAAGACTCACCAGACGTGTCCGTAAAGGAGGAAGCGGTAGCTGATGTATCTGCAGTTACGGAACAGACAGaggcagtggaaaacaacgTGACGACGGAGCAAGCAAATAGTGAACTGGAGAAATCCGCTGAATTAAATGGTGAAACAGACGTTGCCGAGCATCCTGTTGCCAGTGAAGAAAGCTCTACCGCTCCACCAGCAGTCGCTGATGCTGCCACTAGCTCTGGTGAGCTTCCCCAGTATCTGTACAATGCCATGGAACAGGTGGCAATAGAGCAGGGCTTTACGGTGGGCAAGTTCAAGATTGAGTTTGACGTCGGTTCCAACAAGGGCGATGGTTTCGTGGGACAAATGTTCAAAGCTTTCCTGCAAGAGGGCGAACGACGGGAGGTGTTTCTGTGCAAGATTCCACCGctgaacgaggcacgccgtcAGCAGTTCCAATCGATGACTATCTTTAGCCGCGAAACGCTTGCTTACAAGAGTCTACTACCGCTGATATTCACCTACCAGGAGGAGAAGGGCATCAGTAGGGAGGATGGGTTCTTTAACGTGCCGAAATGTTACTATGCCGAGTGTGACGAAACCACCGAACAGTCGGTCATCATCATGGAGGATCTGCGGCTGAAGGACTATCGCATGTGGAATAAGCTGGTGCCTGTGAACTACGAACATGCGCGGCTAACCATGCAGCAGTTGGGTCGACTGCATGCCGTATCGCTTGCGATGAAGCGTGACCGGCCGGCCGATTTCGAGCAGTTTAAGGTGCCGGACCCGCTGGAGGTGATGATGCCGGAAGGTAGTCCGTTCGAGGCGATGATGATTAAAATGCTCACCGATGCGAAGGAAACGCTTGAACCGCACGAAACCAAGGAACGAACGAAGATGCAGAAGCTGATTGACAATATGCGGCAGGAGATGAAAACCTGTACGGATGGTGCGCTGGCGGAGCCCTATGCCGTGCTCGGTCACGGTGACTGTTGGGTGAACAACTTTATGTTTCACTATAAG AACGGCGCCCCAGAGCATGTAATTCTGCTCGACTGGCAGATCACGCGGTACGTCTCGCCGGTCACGGACCTGTCGTACTTCATCTTCTGCTGCACGGACGGAGAGTTCCGGCGGCGGCACTACGACGAGATGATGAGCATCTACTACAACTCGCTGGAAGCACTGCTCGAAAAGCTTGGCCACAATCCGCAGGAAGTGTTCCCGCGGACGGCACTGATGCGACAGCTGCGCCGCTTCGGTCGGTTCGGCATACTGATGGCCATCTTCCTGGTGCCCATGCTGTGCACGCGCAACGAAGATCTGCCCGATATGGACGAGGCGGCCGAAAAGTATCGCGAAACGAATGAGATGGATTTGAACGCGATGACGCTGAATGCGAACCAGAGGGCGTACCGGGAGCGCATGAGCTCGGCGATACGGGACATGGTGCAATATGGCTACCTGTAA
- the LOC120893968 gene encoding uncharacterized protein LOC120893968, whose protein sequence is MVLESLEQVTIPEEAAIDKAMTENHVTQPNVSEVTRDAAARELPAFFYTAMEQVARDEGFTAGQYTIETEDGSSKGDGFIGELFRAYLSEGDRRETYLCKIPPLNEARRQQFGTMEIFEREVLMYNKLLPLMFAYQEAKGVGRGDGFFCIPKCYHAHYDGQSAEAIIVMEDLRLNHYSMFNKDKPVDYEHARLTMEQLGRYNAVSLAMKHDRPEQFEQFKMQDSMKESMGPEHPFIVMLQKTTRDAMETLEPHESRERNKMQKLLDGMLADVDRYANFELAEPYAVLGHGDCWINNMMYRYKNGTPEHIVLLDWQVARYCSPILDLAYFIFCCTDEEFRRRHYDEMMSIYYNSLATLLEKLGHSPQEVFPRTAFLRQLRQYGRFGLMLAVFLVPMLCTRNEDLPDMNATAEMFRDTDNVDIAIYTKHTNQSAYRKRMRAVIRDTVRYGYI, encoded by the exons ATGGTGCTTGAATCACTAGAGCAAGTAACAATTCCGGAAGAAGCAGCAATTGACAAAGCAATGACTGAAAATCATGTGACGCAACCGAACGTGAGTGAAGTAACGAGGGATGCCGCCGCACGTGAGCTTCCTGCATTCTTTTACACGGCCATGGAGCAAGTGGCTCGCGATGAAGGATTCACCGCCGGACAGTACACCATCGAAACGGAGGATGGGTCGAGCAAAGGTGACGGGTTTATCGGAGAATTGTTCCGAGCCTACCTTTCCGAGGGTGATCGACGGGAGACGTACCTGTGCAAGATACCCCCGCTGAACGAAGCACGCCGTCAGCAGTTTGGAACGATGGAGATCTTCGAGCGAGAGGTACTGATGTACAACAAGCTCCTTCCGCTCATGTTCGCTTACCAGGAGGCAAAGGGAGTGGGTCGTGGGGATGGATTTTTCTGCATCCCGAAATGTTACCACGCACACTACGATGGCCAGTCGGCGGAAGCGATCATTGTGATGGAAGATTTGCGCCTGAACCACTACAGTATGTTTAACAAGGACAAACCGGTAGACTACGAGCACGCCCGGCTAACGATGGAGCAGCTGGGCCGTTACAATGCGGTATCGTTGGCGATGAAGCACGACCGGCCCGAGCAGTTTGAACAGTTCAAGATGCAGGATTCGATGAAGGAGAGTATGGGTCCGGAGCATCCATTCATCGTCATGCTGCAGAAAACGACACGCGATGCGATGGAAACGCTCGAGCCGCATGAATCGAGGGAGCGAAACAAGATGCAAAAACTGCTCGACGGCATGCTGGCTGATGTGGACCGATACGCCAACTTTGAACTGGCAGAACCGTACGCGGTACTCGGGCATGGTGACTGCTGGATCAATAACATGATGTACCGGTATAAG AACGGAACACCCGAGCACATTGTTCTGCTGGACTGGCAGGTGGCCCGGTACTGCTCGCCCATACTCGACCTGGCGTACTTCATCTTCTGCTGTACGGATGAGGAATTTCGACGCCGGCACTACGACGAGATGATGAGCATCTACTACAACTCGCTCGCAACGCTGCTCGAAAAGCTCGGCCACAGCCCGCAGGAAGTGTTCCCGCGCACCGCTTTTCTGCGTCAGCTGCGGCAGTACGGTCGGTTTGGATTGATGCTGGCCGTGTTTCTCGTGCCGATGTTGTGTACGCGCAACGAGGATCTGCCCGACATGAACGCGACCGCTGAAATGTTCCGCGACACGGATAACGTTGATATCGCTATCTACACGAAGCACACAAATCAGAGCGCTTACCGTAAGCGCATGAGGGCGGTGATACGGGATACCGTGCGATATGGCTACATTTGA
- the LOC120893969 gene encoding uncharacterized protein LOC120893969, giving the protein MSANQNTAFPRCFSGALKEVAREQGFTEGLYRLESESGSKFGDGFAGDLVKVFIREGDRELVILCKLLPENETRKQQGISLFARETVAYMQILPLLLKFQDEKALAKHLPRFDNVPRCYYAKTTLDSMESVVIMEDLRLQAYRMWDKANPVDFEHARLLMATLGRLHALSFAMKDQQPEEFAQCREFTDPMTKMLALDPKKTFPKMAASMCRRAIDTLEKDDTYRRGKLELLQDRCVQEIEACVDANAAEPYAVIGHGDCWSNNVMFQYAEDNQTPSKIKLIDWQLSRYGSPVLDLVYFIFNCTDEEMRSHSYQRLLSIYYQSLSEHLHNLGGDVERQFPRSAFREQLKKFGRYGLLIAMLILPMICTPNDELPDTNKAMEGLVKENPDGDDEVHFEYGTTEKAAIRYQKRMSGCIRDMVRLGYI; this is encoded by the exons atgtccGCTAATCAAAATACCGCTTTTCCGCGCTGCTTCTCTGGTGCACTGAAGGAGGTCGCCCGGGAACAAGGGTTTACGGAAGGCTTGTACCGCCTCGAAAGCGAATCCGGTAGCAAATTTGGGGATGGTTTTGCTGGTGATTTAGTGAAGGTGTTCATTCGCGAGGGTGACCGAGAGCTGGTAATTCTGTGCAAGCTGTTGCCGGAGAATGAAACGCGCAAACAGCAGGGAATTTCTCTGTTTGCTAGAGAAACGGTAGCGTACATGCAAATTCTGCCCTTGCTGCTTAAGTTCCAAGATGAAAAGGCTCTCGCGAAGCATTTGCCCCGGTTTGACAATGTGCCTCGATGTTACTACGCCAAGACTACGCTCGATAGCATGGAGTCTGTGGTCATCATGGAGGATTTGCGCTTGCAGGCGTACCGTATGTGGGACAAGGCGAACCCTGTCGATTTCGAGCATGCACGGCTGCTCATGGCCACCTTGGGTCGGCTTCATGCTCTTTCGTTTGCGATGAAAGATCAACAGCCGGAAGAGTTTGCGCAGTGCCGGGAGTTTACTGACCCAATGACCAAAATGCTTGCGCTCGACCCAAAGAAGACATTCCCGAAGATGGCGGCTAGTATGTGCCGTAGAGCAATCGATACGCTCGAAAAAGATGATACATACCGACGGGGAAAACTGGAGCTGCTACAAGACCGATGCGTGCAGGAGATCGAAGCTTGCGTCGATGCAAATGCAGCCGAGCCGTACGCGGTAATAGGCCACGGTGACTGTTGGTCCAACAATGTGATGTTCCAGTATGCAGAAGAT AATCAGACACCTTCCAAAATTAAACTTATCGACTGGCAGCTGTCCCGGTACGGTTCACCCGTGCTGGATCTGGTCTACTTCATCTTCAACTGTACTGATGAGGAGATGCGTTCCCATAGCTACCAACGGCTACTGAGCATCTATTACCAGAGCCTTAGCGAGCATCTGCACAACCTGGGAGGAGACGTCGAGCGACAGTTCCCACGTAGCGCTTTCCGAGAGCAGTTGAAAAAGTTTGGCCGGTACGGACTTCTTATTGCGATGTTGATATTGCCGATGATTTGTACGCCCAACGATGAGCTACCCGATACGAATAAGGCAATGGAAGGACTAGTGAAAGAAAATCCCGATGGAGATGATGAGGTTCATTTCGAGTACGGAACGACGGAAAAAGCCGCGATTCGCTATCAAAAGCGAATGTCTGGATGCATTCGGGATATGGTTCGGTTGGGGTATATTTAA
- the LOC120896461 gene encoding uncharacterized protein LOC120896461: protein MADQALSSAIAETSTTTTNGHGEERTESVSEQVPELPAYLHAALKQLAPKEGFTEGNFTIEFDFGSSKGDGFVGQMFKATISEGDRREVYLCKIPPLDDARREQFSSMAAFAREVLVYDRFLPTIYEYQRAKGILSRDDGFFHTPRCYHAHCDETAQESVIIMEDLRLREFQLWNKHNIIDYAHGTLFMTHLGRLHAISLAMKRDQPERFAPFKLPNPFDPMLKADGPFRNMILSQLQMVIDALREQDTIERAKMEQLKEDVFDELARCGKAELAEPYAVVGHGDCWTNNMMFRYEEGIPKEIVLFDWQVMRYVTPVQDLMYFIFCCTDGEFRRKYYHEMIDIYYDSLSTMLTKLQHDASELFPRAVLDEQLLVFGRYGILMGMFLVPMMCTRNDELPDIEALAQKMTETQQLDESFFKTTESNQEAYATRIRAVVQDSIRYGYLTCDLNSHFRTLLRTAQTTSATNGTISVRKANPTKNYKMPELLATSLPEYIAAGLKEVAQEQGFTEGLYRLESESGSNMGDGFVGQLLKVFIREADRELVVLCKLLPESEMRKQQGISLFDRETEAYMQILPLLTKFQDEKALAKHLPRFDNVPRCYYAKTTLDKMESVIIMEDLRLQAYRMWDKANPVDFEHARLLMTTLGRLHALSFAMKDQQPEEFAKCRAFEDPMGKMLELDPTKGFEVMMAGMCRRAIETLDQHDNFRREKLKQIQDRCVQEIVACTDGKAAEPYAIVGHGDCWSNNMMFQYAEDNKTPSNIKLIDWQLSRYGSPVLDLVYFIFNCTDEEMRSHSYQRLLSIYYHSLSEHLHNLGGDVERQYPRIAFREQLKKFGRYGLVMSMMVLPIICTPNDELPDTDTAMEGFMNDMTNGNTNAELAYGTTEKAAIRYRKRMSGCIRDTIRYGYI from the exons ATGGCAGATCAAGCACTCTCGTCAGCGATCGCGGAAacgtccaccaccaccaccaacggaCATGGTGAAGAACGCACCGAAAGTGTAAGCGAACAAGTGCCGGAATTACCCGCGTATCTGCACGCAGCGCTCAAGCAGCTCGCCCCAAAGGAAGGCTTCACGGAGGGCAACTTTACGATCGAGTTCGATTTCGGATCGAGCAAGGGCGATGGGTTCGTGGGACAGATGTTCAAGGCCACCATCAGCGAGGGCGACAGGCGGGAAGTGTACTTGTGCAAAATACCCCCACTGGACGATGCTCGCCGCGAGCAGTTCAGCTCGATGGCTGCCTTCGCCCGGGAGGTGCTGGTGTACGATCGCTTCCTCCCTACCATCTACGAGTACCAGCGAGCGAAGGGCATCCTGAGCCGGGATGATGGGTTTTTCCATACGCCCCGCTGCTACCATGCGCACTGTGATGAGACGGCCCAGGAATCGGTCATCATCATGGAGGATCTTCGGTTGCGCGAGTTTCAGCTGTGGAACAAGCACAACATTATCGATTACGCGCACGGCACGCTCTTTATGACACACCTCGGTCGATTGCATGCGATTTCGCTGGCAATGAAGCGTGACCAGCCGGAGAGGTTCGCACCATTCAAGCTGCCGAACCCGTTCGATCCGATGCTGAAGGCGGACGGGCCGTTTCGAAACATGATCCTCTCGCAGCTGCAGATGGTGATCGATGCGCTGCGCGAGCAGGACACGATCGAGCGGGCCAAGATGGAGCAGCTAAAGGAGGACGTGTTCGACGAGCTTGCGCGCTGCGGCAAGGCTGAATTGGCCGAACCGTACGCGGTGGTAGGACATGGCGACTGCTGGACCAACAACATGATGTTCCGATATGAG GAGGGAATCCCGAAGGAAATCGTGCTGTTCGATTGGCAGGTGATGCGCTACGTTACGCCGGTGCAGGACCTGATGTACTTTATCTTTTGCTGCACCGATGGCGAGTTCCGGCGCAAATATTATCACGAAATGATTGACATCTACTATGACTCGTTGTCGACCATGTTGACCAAGTTGCAGCATGATGCGAGTGAGCTTTTCCCTCGTGCAGTGCTCGACGAACAGTTGCTCGTCTTTGGTCGGTATGGGATATTGATGGGCATGTTCCTGGTGCCGATGATGTGTACCCGAAACGACGAACTACCCGACATTGAAGCGTTGGCACAAAAGATGACGGAAACGCAGCAGCTGGATGAAAGTTTCTTCAAAACTACCGAATCCAACCAGGAAGCGTATGCCACACGCATCAGAGCCGTGGTTCAAGATTCCATACGGTATGGATATTT GACGTGTGACCTGAACAGTCATTTTCGGACA CTACTCCGAACCGCACAAACAACGTCTGCAACAAACGGTACAATTTCAGTTCGAAAGGCAAACCCAACTAAGAATTACAAGATGCCGGAACTGCTCGCTACATCCTTACCGGAGTACATCGCTGCCGGACTTAAGGAGGTCGCCCAAGAACAAGGATTTACGGAGGGCTTGTACCGCCTCGAAAGTGAATCCGGTTCCAACATGGGCGATGGATTCGTAGGTCAGCTGTTGAAAGTGTTTATACGCGAGGCCGATCGTGAGCTCGTAGTGCTGTGTAAACTGCTTCCGGAGAGTGAAATGCGTAAACAGCAGGGCATATCACTGTTTGACAGAGAAACGGAAGCTTACATGCAAATTCTTCCCCTGCTGACAAAGTTCCAAGATGAAAAGGCTCTCGCGAAGCATTTGCCCCGGTTTGACAATGTGCCTCGGTGTTACTACGCCAAGACTACGCTCGACAAGATGGAATCCGTGATCATTATGGAGGATTTGCGCCTGCAGGCGTACCGTATGTGGGACAAGGCGAACCCTGTCGATTTCGAGCATGCCCGGCTACTCATGACCACCTTGGGTCGGCTTCATGCTCTTTCGTTTGCGATGAAAGATCAACAGCCAGAAGAGTTTGCCAAGTGCCGAGCGTTCGAAGATCCAATGGGTAAAATGTTGGAGCTCGATCCTACCAAAGGATTTGAGGTGATGATGGCCGGTATGTGCCGTAGAGCAATCGAAACACTGGACCAGCACGATAACTTCCGGCGGGAGAAACTGAAGCAGATACAGGATCGGTGCGTGCAAGAAATTGTTGCCTGTACGGATGGCAAAGCAGCCGAGCCGTACGCTATTGTAGGTCACGGTGACTGTTGGTCCAACAACATGATGTTCCAGTATGCAGAAGAT aaTAAAACACCTTCAAATATTAAATTGATCGACTGGCAACTCTCCCGGTACGGTTCACCCGTGCTCGATCTGGTCTACTTCATCTTCAACTGTACCGACGAGGAGATGCGTTCCCATAGCTACCAACGGCTACTGAGCATCTATTACCACAGCCTTAGCGAGCATCTGCACAACCTGGGAGGAGACGTTGAGCGGCAGTATCCACGCATCGCTTTCCGAGAGCAGTTGAAAAAGTTTGGCCGGTACGGACTTGTGATGTCCATGATGGTGCTACCGATCATTTGCACTCCGAACGATGAGCTGCCCGATACGGACACGGCAATGGAGGGTTTCATGAATGACATGACTAATGGAAACACCAACGCTGAGCTGGCGTACGGCACGACGGAAAAGGCCGCAATTCGCTATCGGAAACGAATGTCCGGATGCATTCGCGATACCATACGCTATGGATATATTTAA